The DNA window GTCCCGCCCGCAGCGACGCGCCCATGCCGGACGCCCAGTCCGGGGACTCGACGACCAGTGACGGGTCCGGCAGCAGCGCCACCGCGGCTTCGGCCCGCGCGCCGAGCACCACGCGGATCGGGTCGCACCCGCCCTCGGACAGCGCGCGCAGCGAGCGGGTGAGGAACGTTTCCCCTTCGAAGTCGACGAGCGCCTTCGGCTTGCCGAAGCGGCGACCGGCGCCCGCCGCGAGCAGGAGCCCCGCCGGCCGGTCAGCCATGGTGCGCCCGTACCGGTGACAGCGCGAGATCGGCCTCGATCCGCCGCGCGGCGGCGAGCAGCGGCGGCACCATCTGCTCCCGCGCCGCCTCGGGCGAGGTGCGGCTGGCGTGCGTCGACACGTTGACCGCGGCCACCACCGGCCCGCCGCGGTCCCGGATCGGCGCGGCGACCGAGCGCAGCCCCTCCTCCAGCTCCTGGTCGACGATCGCCCAGCCCTGCTCCCGTACCTTCGCCAGCTCGGCGCGCAGCGCGGGCGGCGAGGTCAGGGTGTGCGGGGTCAGCCGGTCGAACCTCGCGGCTTCGAGGTAGGCGTCGAACTCGCCCTCGTCCAGCCCGGCCAGCAGCACGTGCCCCATCGACGTGGCGTACGCGGGAAAGCGGGTGCCGACGTTGATCGTGACGGTCATGATGCGCGATATCGCCACGCGCGCGACGTAGACGATTTCGGTGCCGTCGAGCACGGACATCGAACTCGACTCGCCCACCTCCGACGA is part of the Amycolatopsis sp. CA-230715 genome and encodes:
- a CDS encoding IclR family transcriptional regulator, which produces MDEPGQAVRGAHHVQSLERGLAVIRAFDADAPNLTLSDVARSTGLTRAAARRFLLTLVDLGYVRTDGKYFSLTARVLELGYSFLSSMTLPEVAQPHLERLSSEVGESSSMSVLDGTEIVYVARVAISRIMTVTINVGTRFPAYATSMGHVLLAGLDEGEFDAYLEAARFDRLTPHTLTSPPALRAELAKVREQGWAIVDQELEEGLRSVAAPIRDRGGPVVAAVNVSTHASRTSPEAAREQMVPPLLAAARRIEADLALSPVRAHHG